Below is a genomic region from Streptomyces sp. RPA4-2.
GCCCGCCGCCGCTCGGCCGGCTCGCTCAGCATCCCCTTGTCGTACAGCTGGAGGTAGCCGCGGATCGCGGACAGCGGGGTGCGCAGCTCGTGCGAGGCGTCCCCGACGAACCGCCGCAGCTGGGCGGCGCTGCGCTCACGCGTCCGGTAGGCCGCTTCCACCTGCTGGAGCATGGAGTTGAGCGCCAGCCGCAGCTGTTCGACCTCCTGGGTCGGATGATGGCTGGAGGGCACGCGCCGCGTCAGGTCCCCCTCGGCGATCGCCGACGAGGTCTCCACCATGTCCTCCAGCGGCCGCAGCCGACGGCTCACGCTGAGCATGGTCAGCACCGCGAGCAGGGTCAGCAGCAGGGTCCCCACGGCGAGATCGAGCCGCAGGGCCTTGGCTATGCCCTTCTGCAGCGCGTCGGTGGAGGTGGCGAGCAGCACGGAGGTGCCGTCGGCGAGCCGGGCCCCGGTCGCCCGGTAGGCGGCGCCGTGCACGGTGATGTCGTGCAGCGCGCTGTCGCGGACGAGGGCGCGCGGGTCGTCCACCGCGGCGACCAGCGCGCGCTGGGTGCCAGTCGGCTTGAACCCGCCGATGCTGAGCGGCCGCCCCTGACCGTCCACCGCCGCGAAGATCGAGTCCGGCTGCGGGGAGCCGTCCGCGCGGGGGGTCAGGTGGTTGCGGACGAAGGACAGCGCGGTCAGCGAGTCGATCTGGTGCAGCGTGAGCTGTGAACCGGTCAGCGAGTCCCGCGTCTTGACCAGCTCCGTGTCGACCTGGTCGATCAGGTAGTGCCGCATGCCCATCAGGCTGACGGCGGTCGCCACGATGATGCCCAGGGCCAGCAGCGCCACGTTGGCGAGCGTCAGCTTGCCGCGCAGTGAGTGGATCCCGTGGTGGCGGCGGGGACGCCGGATGCCCACCCGGGCCGCG
It encodes:
- a CDS encoding HAMP domain-containing sensor histidine kinase; this translates as MKIPDRILAARVGIRRPRRHHGIHSLRGKLTLANVALLALGIIVATAVSLMGMRHYLIDQVDTELVKTRDSLTGSQLTLHQIDSLTALSFVRNHLTPRADGSPQPDSIFAAVDGQGRPLSIGGFKPTGTQRALVAAVDDPRALVRDSALHDITVHGAAYRATGARLADGTSVLLATSTDALQKGIAKALRLDLAVGTLLLTLLAVLTMLSVSRRLRPLEDMVETSSAIAEGDLTRRVPSSHHPTQEVEQLRLALNSMLQQVEAAYRTRERSAAQLRRFVGDASHELRTPLSAIRGYLQLYDKGMLSEPAERRRAWDRMNAEADRMGRLVDELLTLARLDQRPELRFRNVDLSRLVRDAAEDLRAQQPGRPVTVGADGTLLVHADESGLRQVLGNLVANVRTHTPAEVPVRLGLERADGVVRLCVADQGPGLAEDDAARIFDRFFRAGGGAGSGLGMAIVQGVVTAHGGDVAVRTAPGEGLAVTVTLPAR